TGAAATCTCTATTTGAAAGATTAGTAAATCTTCAAGATTTATGACCTGACCCCAACCTCCATCCCCCTGCTCCCTCCAAAAAAGGGGTCCTAACCTGCCAGATTCCTTAAGGTCTTAAGGGgcttgatcctccactgctctgAGCTCTGAGGAATCAGTATTCTTTTGAGAGTCGTTTCCTGATTAGAACGATTCCTCATTAAAGATTCATGTGAATGACTCCTCTCAACAGATTCAAAAGATTTTTCAAACACAACACTATTACTGACCGCTTCTAGTGCACGGTTCTTAAGGCCCACGCGGTCCACGGAAAATAGGATTATCCAGGAACGGTATGAGGTAATAAAGCTAGTCACGTTTGCAAGTCTGTTTGTCTGTCTGAAGCTTTTTTTGCAATGGATGGAAGCCCCACACACCACACAGTATACTGAATATAGACGACCGCAGCACACATCAACTTGACCTTGCAGGAGTTGAAGAGTTTAGGGATTAGCTCACCATTCAAAAATGTGATCTTCTCCACTTGATCAACCATTGCATTGCAGTGATCCTCATCGCCATCGTCAAAAAGTTCACCGCAAAATTTGCTGTCATTCGACGTACTGTCTGCTTCTATTTACTGTCCCCGGTTGACGCAATAGATCCCTCTGCGCGCGCTTCGTTAGAGCGAAACGTGATAGGGTTCTAGGTATTGCCAAAGCGACAACGTCCTAATTGTAGCATTTACTGAGCCTGTTGTAACTCTAACCGCATGTCTCACACATAGAAGTAGCGGACCCGTCCACATCGGTGCCCAATTACCAGCCTCCGTTTGGCCCCGGCCAAGCAGATAAGTTGTCAAATCCGCGTACGGCATTGTGTCCCTTGTGGCGCATCAAGTTCAAGGCAGTGCAACTCTACTAGCTGCGCTCACAATCTCACCACAGCCATATAGCCCACGTTCTGCCATGTGTGACATCCAAGCGCACGCAGGCAGGAACAATCTTGCCAGTCTAACACAGGCAAAAAAGTGCGCTGCGATACGAGCGGTTCTTATCTATATCAGCAGCTTGTTGCCATGTTTGAGCACTTACGTTTGCCTTCTAAAAATGGGGGTCTCTCCGTACGCCTGACGGAGCAGCAGATGCATTGGCGGTTGGTTTTCAATCCATCATGGCAGTGCAAAATCTGATGCGCCACGGTGTAGTTGTTGGCCAAACTCGTGCGGCCAGCGAATATCGATCGTCCAAAAAAAGCGCGCGAAATTAGTCGATCAATTTGTTGCACGTGAGAATTTAGCAATCGTGCGCTCAATATCCATCCGTTCGTCACGGTCGTCTAGGTCCTCGGGTGTGTGAATGGGGTCTTTGCAGTGGTGCGGGTGTTTGTACGTCGTTTGCATTGCAAACACATCGATTCGTGTCGTGCCGGGGCACATTGGTTGTTGGCCTCCTCACTTTGGTGGAAAGTGAACCGGTGGTTTGTTGTATAAATCATTGCCTCAATCATCATAAGGTCGATCTTCGATGGACCTGTGGACAGTTCGTACAAGCGGAAGGCACTGACAACACGACGTCAGGTCCGAAAGCGTGTATGCCGTCCGACTGCCAAATGGTACAAATTGCACCGATAACCTTACGGCCAGTGCAACCGTGCAGCGTGACAACCTTTGAGCGTAGCGAAACGGGCAGGGCCAAGGTGCTTCGCAGCCATCAAGTGCCGCGTCAGGGCATGAAGACGTCACGGGTTGCAACTCCCATAATGTCCACCACTTGACTGCTTGCTTGTGCCCACTCCAAGCACGTTGTTGAGAatgttcacacacacacacacacaattaatCGAAAGTTCCAACCACTGCTGGAAGGGCAACACATTCAATTAGCAAAGTGCATTACAAACGACAATAAATCTCGTACCAGTTACAAAGATGCGGCCCAGGCCCGAAGCAAATGAACGCGTTTGTCCCTGGTGATTTTCACTCAAGACAAAATGCGGTCTCCCGGTCAAGGGTTAGCGCTCGCGTCGCTGGCCGTGGCGTCATTGTGTGCGGACACCGGCAGTGAGGCACccataataataattatcaaTAATCGTAAAAATGCTGCCAGCGTACGGGTCGGGGAAGGTTCAATCCTGCCTGTTCAATCTGTTGCGAACTGTTGCCTGTGGCGGAAGCCAGCTGTGATCGGAAACTAAACATCAACCCCCCGGATACAACCACCCCCCCAAAGGCCCATTAGCGTCACACTCAATGAAGGTGGAAGTGATGGGAATGTTTGACCCCACGATGTAATGGGAGGCTTATGTAGTGGGGTTGTACGACTCGAAAGCCCCAATCGGTTGGAAATGGAAGAGAAAATATTTCCtgactcccccccccccaccaccccctCTCCCACATGTTCGGGCATTGAGTCCGATGACATTAGCGACAACGTTCGTTCGTCCAGTGTCTAGCAAATTTTCAACCATGTTGCGTGAATTTCTTTTACACCACTTCCTTGTAAGGGTTGTGCCGTGCCATCAACGGTCACCGGTCGGAAACCGGACACTTATGGGTGCCGAAGACGTGTTATGCAGAGTGGGCATGCCACCCGTGTCAATGCCACCACAACCGTTTGCGGGTGTGTGTATAATAGTTTTACGTTTCTTTTCGGAAATCAAACCATTTTCCTCACTATTGCCGATCGAAAGCGATCGATCGTAATCGTCCGTGAGTCCGAGGGGCATATGCTTTGTGCCAGCAGGTCGATCATTGTCATGGCTTCTTTGCCATCATCATTCGTGCAACCGGTTCGCcccggaggggggggggggggtctgcCATGGTCTGCCATAATCGTGGATGAAAATATGTTTCGAACGCGAAGCGACTTGCGTAACCATTTGCGGAACTGGTCAGATACGATCGGACAGACCGGGGGACAGCTGCTAGCTGGGTATCTGCGCGGACCGATAGTATCGCAACCCATCACACACAACCCCAAACGGTTGGTGGTGAAATATTACATAAATTGGACTAAACCATCGATGAGCCATGGTTCCCTGTTTTAGAATTGTTCACTCAAGTTTTGGTAATCGCAATAACACGGCATTGTTACCGGTGGTCATCATACAATGAAAATGGTACGCACTAGATAACACCGAAATTATTAACGTCTCGCTCGGCTGACCATTTTCGACGCCTATCGAAGTAATTTGTCGCGTGGGCACTCTAGGCACCAAAATCACGAGAACGCGCACTTGATCGTGGTCAGGTGTGACGACCTTAATGAcacctttttttgctgtacaGAGGGTCAGAGCACCGTTCAGCCAAACATTGGCTGGACACGCACTCGTGTGCTTTCATTTGCAAATTATAGTTAGTTTCTATGCACTACAAATAGTTCTTTTATTTACTATCCACCTAACTTCCCCATTTTGTCCTAATCGGTTTCGCTAGTGCGCATCCCAGTACCGACAGTGTAAACACACAGCAAAGCTTCGTCCACTAAGTCCACTGtccccacacacactcgcacataCAGCAGCTTATAATAGTGCTTGAATCGCTTCGAGTTCCTGCCCTCCACTTAAACGAGTGCACATGCGACGAACTCGCGCCACTTGCCACCACAGCATCCGCTGCATATCGGTGTGTGCAGTTTCGCGCTGTTTTCTATTACGCCACGACAAGTGCCGTGCACGGTGTTTATCGATTTCGCCTCTCCGCTTAATCAGTGTGGACGGCGCGATATGACTTAGGGCTCTGCCCGAATGGTAATTACTTTTGGCTTTGCTTCCGCCAAATAGATTGCCGGggcaaattaataaaaattgatGCACCAAAGTGGCCACCGACGGTACTGTTATGCGATGGTTTTAATAACATCCTGAAATACGCGTTCTCTGTCGTCGCTGTGCGGCGGGTTTTCCGTTGATTTAATCTACACGCTCCTTCGAGCGGTCAACATACCGTCTTTTACGATCGTCCAAAACAGGGGTTGTTAAAGTAACGGATTTCTTCTGCCGGGAGAGATTCTGGGCACCCTCCGGGCAAATTTTGAAACACCCCAGGATTGGCTGGCCGGGTTGGACCATTCGGTCCAATTTCACCAAACTTTCAAGCTTCAGTGTGCAATCatgcagaaaaacaaaaatggggaAAGGAGAAAGGTTCCGAGAAATGACATTTGTGAGCCATTTCGGGTCGAAACATGCAAAGGAGGCATCCGAAATCCTCGGACGGCGCTTCACGGTACAGAACTTCAGCACTTTTTACTTTGTGGGTCAGCCGCTTCTTCCGAGTGCTCTGCGCTTGATTCTTTCTCTTCCGGGCACCGTTATACCGTGAAGGTGTGTGTTTCACGtagttttatgttattttctgCCCCGTACCCCCATCAATTGGCACTGATTGATGCCAAAAACCTGTTCCGTGGTGCCGCAGAGTGGCTTTTTCTGCTGTTCTTTTTGTTACATGCAAACCTTTGCTGCAGAAAGAACGGCCACGTTCTGAGGTGTTGCTTGGTGCCGTGACTGGGATCCCACTGTTTTGTGACCGTGGAGCCATAAGGAATCGCTTTCGGCATGAATTTTCACTCGTTTGTGATCAATCGTGATCGTTGAATTTTTGTTGCACTCTCTTTCATTTGATCGTGCGTCGAACAGAAACGGACCGGAAAGAATATTAATAGTATACGAAAAGAATTCTccctcaaaagaaaaaaaaaacgtttgtaCTATACACCGCTACGTCTGGCCCAGCACATTTTCGCGTGCTGATCAACCGTGGGTTAGGCAACtgcaaaacacacagcacATGATGGTACTCGAGGAACTGCGCCGGGCGCGCAACTCTATTTTCGACCCGGACGACGTCCCGATCAGTTACGAGCGGTTCAGCGGCAAGTAAGTTACATATGGCAGACTGGAGGAATGCTTCGAGTAGTAGGCGTATTTCCAAAACATCCGCAACGGGAATGCACGGGAAGCGTCCGTACGAACTACGCTAACAGGTGGGCTCGGCCCACTCAAATGTAGCGATCGTTTTTTGACGACATagaattgttttcaaaactAAAACGACAACGCTGACACCGGGTGTACGACCACGGCCTTTGAGGTGATGGTGGCCAGTAACACTGGGAAATTCTTCAAGAAGGTAGCCAGCGAGATGCGAGTGGTAAGGGAAagggaatgtttgtttttctcgattgttaaacaaattttgcCATGCTACAGACACGAAATGCTGAccaattttcttccatttgtgCTTGGTGGTATCaggataaaaagaaaaccgaccaaatgaaacaaaacgcaaTCACACACGTTTGTCGCGTCTTCCGTGACCTTCGCGAGCAGAACTGCAGGGTGTTACAGAAGGTTTGCTACATCTCCGGCGTTGCTTGGTACAATGAGGACGATGCTATTTACACTGCCTGTAATATGCGCATCAAAATTCCACACTAAGAATGCTGACTCCTGCTGACCCCGGGGGGTGCGTGTATGGCAACACCTCAGAACAACGCGTGAAGTACATGCGGAAGACTTTCCATTTTTAAGTCGTCGTCTGTCAGCATAAAAACAACTGTTCTACAGTAAGCGTAAGAGaaatataacaacaacaacaaaaaacacgcacacaagttgtgttttgtgcgttGTGCTGGTGCGGTGGTAGTACATCAGCAAAGGTCAGCCTGGTGTATCATAATTACTGCCGCCCATTCATTTGTATCACCCGACAACGTTGCTTGTGGTGTATTTTAGGCAGGCCATGCGCGATAAGACACCCAGAAgaacagctgcagcagcaggccTTGGTTGCCGAATCTTGTTCAACGCTTCATGAGACCCTTCCGACCAGTGTAGGTAGTATGTGTCTCACACACGTCTCCCATTGCTTTCTTCTCAGAAATCCTAGCTGGTGGCGTCGCCGAACCGCGCTGGAAAAGGTTCTTACGCTTATCAGCGTCGTGTGTGGAGTAGCCGTAGTGGCGTTGATCATATCGCTGCTCACCGTTGTGCTGACGGACCGAATTCAAAGTAAGTAATGTCGAAAGACCATAACCGTACAATATGTAGAGAATTACGATCGCTACCGATGAGGCATTCACCTGAAACTTGTAGTTACACTTCGACGGCACTTTTATCTCTTACCATTGAGCGTCTACAGTAGTAAAACTTCAACGTGGAGAAACAACATAGACCAAATAGAGGTGTGTCATTGCGTTAGTTGCAAAGTGTGTCATCTTGACACAATGTATTGATCCTAATTAGTTTACATTAATTATACACTGGAAACTCCCCGTCAGGGCACTGTTTGCCATAGAATGACTCAGACCTCAGATATGTCTGTCCGTAACATAAGAAAGTAACTACAGAAAAGTCACAAATTGGACATCTCCTTTGTGGTTCTCCAAATAAAAGATCACTCTCCCCAAAAACAGCGCACAGCAATCTGCGACATCGCCATATTAAGGTTTTGAGGTTAATCGTTTTCCGCGCACATACAGTTGGTGGTTTATTGTCCTGTCCCAACCGGTACGTGCGATTTCGGTGTTTGTTTGACTACCGCAATCAGCCTTAACGTGGTGATCGCACTTGCGCGCGTGTTCTGTGACGCTCGCTCATTAGCACTTCCGGGTTGAAAAGATCATTTAACGGCGTGTGCAAATGGTTTGCAAATATGTATCCCTTTTACAGATTCCATCCGTCGGCCGTACGTTGGTTCTGTTTGTGTGATATACACTAAttttctctcgctttctcgCAGGTGAAAGTAGTTCAACGTCAGCTCAACCCTTGACCTCCGGCAGACGTGGCAAAGCCCTGTCCAAGCATCCCAACTCCTACAACGGTGTGGCTGAAAAGAGTGCGGAAGATATTTGCCTCACGCCAGGATGCATCCATTCTGGTTAGTATTGACACGGGGCACTGTAGAAAATGCGTTTGGTAAACGTTTCCATTCCTACGTGAACAGCTTCGAAGGCGCTCGATCAGATGGACCAGGAGGTGGAACCGTGCGACGATTTCTACAACTACGCCTGTGGTAAGTTTGTCAAAGAAACGACCATCCCGGACGAGAAGGTTTCGGTGAACACGTTCTCCGTGATTGGGGATCGTCTTCAGCAACAGCTCCGCTCACTGGTCAGCGAGGATATCTCCGATAGTGAGGCGACACCGTTCAAGCTCGCCAAGAACCTGTACAAGCTGTGCATGAACAAGAGTAAGTAGAGGACAATCACTCCTTCGACTTGATGTGTCTCGAAACAGTGTCTAACAGATGATGGAATTCATTTCACACAGCCCGTATCGAGGAGAAGGGAATTAAGCCACTGTTGGACATACTGGATGTGCTCGGAGGATGGCCCGTACTGAAGGGAGACAGCTGGGATCTGAATTCGTCGTGGTCGTGGGTAAAGTCGGTGAAGGATTTCCGAAACAATGGTTACAGTACGGATTACTTCTTCGATTTCTCCATCGGAAGCGATTTGAAGAATTCAACCCGCCGTATCATTGATGTAAGTTTAAATCCCGGAATCAAGCCATGAATGCGCTGGCTAACATTCGCTTTCTTGGTCCTCCTTCCCAGACTGATCAAGCCTCGCTAGGCATTAGCCGAGAGTATCTCGTGAAGGGCATGGAAAATCCAATTGTGTCCGCCTACTACAACTACATGGTCGATATGGCCGTACTGTTTGGTGCGGATGAAGAGCGCGCCAAGCGGGAATTGATGGATTCGCTCAACTTTGAAATGGCATTGGCGAACATTTCACTGCCAAATGAAAAGCGCCGTAACGCTACCGCTCTCTACAATCCTATGACGGTGAAAGAGTTCCAGCATCGCTATCCGTACACCGATTGGTTGGATTACTTTAACGCCATCCTGAAGGATACCGGCATTGTGATTGGTGAGGAAGAAGTGATCATTGTCAGTGTACCCACGTTTATGGAAGAGCTGGGTCCATTGCTGCAGAACACACCAAAGCGCGTGATGGCTAACTACGTGATGTGGCGTATCAGTGGATTCTCGTCCTTCTTCCTGACGGAGAAGCTCCGTAAACGTCAGCTGCAGTACAGTACCGCGCTGAGCGGTAAGCAAGAGCAGGAACCGCGATGGAAGGAATGTGTTGACATCACCTCCGGCAGCTTACCGATTTCGGTCGGTGCACTGTACATCCGGAAGTACTTCCGCGAGGATTCGAAGCGCGCCGCACTGGATATGGTAAACGACATCAAGAGTGTGTTCGTCGATATTCTGAAAAAGGTCGATTGGATGGATGAGGTAACGCGTGTGTCAGCGCTGGAGAAGGTTTCGACCATGGCCACCCACATCGGCTATCCGGATGAACTAATGGACAATGCGAAGATTGCCGAGTACTACAAGGATTTAGAGTTCCAGCCGGACAGCACCTATCTGAACACTATCCTGTATATGAACAAATTTGGTACGACAAAAGCGTTCAAGAAGCTACGCATCCCGGTCAACAAAACCGATTGGATCACGCACTCCAGACCAGCGATCGTCAACGCTTTCTACTCATCGATCGAGAACAGCATACGTAAGTGCGACATTCCACAATTCGGTAGGCCATCTGCTGATCGAAGGTTTCCTATTTACAGAGTTCCCGGCTGGTATTCTGCAGGGTCAGTTCTTCTCCTACGATCGTCCGAAGTACATGAACTATGGTGCGATCGGTTTCGTCATCGGTCACGAGATCACCCACGGCTTCGACGACCAAGGTAGACAGTTCGACAAGAACGGCAATTTGGTCGACTGGTGGCAATCGGACACCAAGAAAGCATATCTGGAGAAGGCTCGCTGCATCATCGAGCAGTATGGCAACTACACGGAACCGAACGTGAAGCTCAATCTGAACGGTATCAACACGCAGGGCGAGAACATTGCGGACAACGGTGGCATCAAGGAGGCGTACTACGCGTACCGCAAGTGGGCCGAAAAGCACGGACCCGAACCACGCCTTCCGGGGCTAAACCTTAGCCCGGAACAGATGTTCTGGCTGTCGGCCGCACAGACCTGGTGCTCGGTATACCGTCCCGAGACGATGAAAATGCGCATCACCACGGGTGTTCATTCGCCCGGACAGTTCCGCGTGCTTGGTCCGATGAGTAATATGCATGAGTTTGCAAAGGACTTCAACTGCCCCGCCGGTTCTCCCATGAACCCGGAGCACAAGTGTGAAGTGTGGTAGGGCGCAGGGAGAGCGACGAGCAAACCGAACCGGCCTTGTTGCCCGGTCGAAGTGGTGCCGAGTAACCCGAGACAGAAGCCGCAAAATAGGAGAAGACCTTCGGATTCgttacttaatttatttagtCGACTGTTTTGCGCTGTCTACAGCAGCACAGGACGCACGTTCCGGTCGAACGAACGCGACTTACAGCCGAATGCAGAGATATCCCAATTGTTTCGGGGTGTTTCTCGCTGGTTTACTATTATATATGtatatccttttttgttgcaagaGAAGCAAATAATCTTCAACCGTTTTTAGACAGTGTGGTGATGCCTAAACGAACTTGATGTTATCGTAGATGAAATTTGCATGGGTTTAGCGGACAACGCATGGGTTAACGCATTACCTTTTTCCGATGGGTCATTCACACGggaaagctacaaattaatttaaattccttTTCATATTCGCAACGTTTCGTTACGAAATGACGAGCCCACAACAAATCTACCGGCAGGTATTGTTATCAGTAAGTTTTGTCAAGAATCTGGGTAGCAGGAGTTTGCTTATGAACGGGAAAACAGAGTTCCGCGCGATCGAGTCCTTACTTTTCTTCTCTTTGCTATGTTTAAGTAGATTATACAAACTTTATGAAAGATTCTCATACAA
The Anopheles moucheti chromosome 2, idAnoMoucSN_F20_07, whole genome shotgun sequence genome window above contains:
- the LOC128299789 gene encoding neprilysin-2 isoform X2; its protein translation is MTSNTMQTVIKNPSWWRRRTALEKVLTLISVVCGVAVVALIISLLTVVLTDRIQSESSSTSAQPLTSGRRGKALSKHPNSYNGVAEKSAEDICLTPGCIHSASKALDQMDQEVEPCDDFYNYACGKFVKETTIPDEKVSVNTFSVIGDRLQQQLRSLVSEDISDSEATPFKLAKNLYKLCMNKTRIEEKGIKPLLDILDVLGGWPVLKGDSWDLNSSWSWVKSVKDFRNNGYSTDYFFDFSIGSDLKNSTRRIIDTDQASLGISREYLVKGMENPIVSAYYNYMVDMAVLFGADEERAKRELMDSLNFEMALANISLPNEKRRNATALYNPMTVKEFQHRYPYTDWLDYFNAILKDTGIVIGEEEVIIVSVPTFMEELGPLLQNTPKRVMANYVMWRISGFSSFFLTEKLRKRQLQYSTALSGKQEQEPRWKECVDITSGSLPISVGALYIRKYFREDSKRAALDMVNDIKSVFVDILKKVDWMDEVTRVSALEKVSTMATHIGYPDELMDNAKIAEYYKDLEFQPDSTYLNTILYMNKFGTTKAFKKLRIPVNKTDWITHSRPAIVNAFYSSIENSIQFPAGILQGQFFSYDRPKYMNYGAIGFVIGHEITHGFDDQGRQFDKNGNLVDWWQSDTKKAYLEKARCIIEQYGNYTEPNVKLNLNGINTQGENIADNGGIKEAYYAYRKWAEKHGPEPRLPGLNLSPEQMFWLSAAQTWCSVYRPETMKMRITTGVHSPGQFRVLGPMSNMHEFAKDFNCPAGSPMNPEHKCEVW
- the LOC128299789 gene encoding neprilysin-2 isoform X1, with the translated sequence MMVLEELRRARNSIFDPDDVPISYERFSGKNPSWWRRRTALEKVLTLISVVCGVAVVALIISLLTVVLTDRIQSESSSTSAQPLTSGRRGKALSKHPNSYNGVAEKSAEDICLTPGCIHSASKALDQMDQEVEPCDDFYNYACGKFVKETTIPDEKVSVNTFSVIGDRLQQQLRSLVSEDISDSEATPFKLAKNLYKLCMNKTRIEEKGIKPLLDILDVLGGWPVLKGDSWDLNSSWSWVKSVKDFRNNGYSTDYFFDFSIGSDLKNSTRRIIDTDQASLGISREYLVKGMENPIVSAYYNYMVDMAVLFGADEERAKRELMDSLNFEMALANISLPNEKRRNATALYNPMTVKEFQHRYPYTDWLDYFNAILKDTGIVIGEEEVIIVSVPTFMEELGPLLQNTPKRVMANYVMWRISGFSSFFLTEKLRKRQLQYSTALSGKQEQEPRWKECVDITSGSLPISVGALYIRKYFREDSKRAALDMVNDIKSVFVDILKKVDWMDEVTRVSALEKVSTMATHIGYPDELMDNAKIAEYYKDLEFQPDSTYLNTILYMNKFGTTKAFKKLRIPVNKTDWITHSRPAIVNAFYSSIENSIQFPAGILQGQFFSYDRPKYMNYGAIGFVIGHEITHGFDDQGRQFDKNGNLVDWWQSDTKKAYLEKARCIIEQYGNYTEPNVKLNLNGINTQGENIADNGGIKEAYYAYRKWAEKHGPEPRLPGLNLSPEQMFWLSAAQTWCSVYRPETMKMRITTGVHSPGQFRVLGPMSNMHEFAKDFNCPAGSPMNPEHKCEVW